In Aegilops tauschii subsp. strangulata cultivar AL8/78 chromosome 3, Aet v6.0, whole genome shotgun sequence, one genomic interval encodes:
- the LOC109733468 gene encoding probable inactive purple acid phosphatase 16 isoform X2, whose product MRWWLYRLAAAAAFLAAALALRSPAPLRFASGGRFKVALFADLHYGENAWTDWGPAQDAASDHVMATVLDADKPDFVVYLGDLVTANNVPIPNATLYWDRAISHSRRRGVPWSTVFGNHDDMPFEWPPEWFSPAGIPPVHCLSAAAMQTSGCSFRGTPRIELMKTELNRDGADGLSRSSVGPQELWPGVSNYVLQVLSHEKQQDPALLMYFLDSGGGSYPEVISSAQVRWFGNQSQSLNPDGRIPELIFWHIPSTAYVKVAPKSKTEICKPCVGSLNEEDVAPQEAEWGMMDALAKRSSVKLLMCT is encoded by the exons ATGCGGTGGTGGCTGTACCGCCTCGCGGCTGCAGCGGCCTTCCTTGCCGCCGCGCTGGCTCTGAGGTCGCCGGCGCCGCTGCGGTTCGCGTCGGGCGGCCGGTTCAAGGTGGCGCTGTTCGCGGACCTGCATTACGGCGAGAACGCCTGGACGGACTGGGGCCCCGCGCAGGACGCCGCCTCGGACCATGTCATGGCCACCGTGCTCGACGCCGACAAGCCAG ACTTCGTGGTGTACCTCGGCGACCTCGTGACAGCCAACAACGTGCCGATCCCCAACGCGACCCTCTACTGGGACAGGGCCATTTCTCATTCCCGACGCAGGGGCGTCCCGTGGTCCACCGTGTTCGGCAACCACGACGACATGCCCTTCGAGTGGCCGCCGGAGTGGTTCTCCCCCGCCGGCATCCCGCCCGTGCACTGCCTATCAGCGGCGGCCATGCAAACCTCAG GGTGCAGCTTCAGAGGGACGCCGCGCATCGAGCTGATGAAAACCGAGCTCAACCGCGACGGTGCAGACGGGTTATCGCGCTCGTCGGTCGGGCCCCAGGAGCTCTGGCCCGGCGTCTCCAACTACGTTCTGCAGGTGCTCTCGCACGAGAAGCAACAAGACCCTGCTCTGCTCATGTATTTCCTCGACTCGGGCGGTGGATCCTACCCGGAAGTCATATCCTCTGCACAGGTCCGGTGGTTCGGTAACCAGTCTCAGTCCCTCAATCCAGATGGCAG GATTCCTGAGCTGATTTTTTGGCACATACCAAGTACAGCATACGTCAAGGTGGCACCAAAGTCTAAGACTGAGATCTGCAAGCCCTGCGTTGGTTCTCTCAACGAGGAGGATGTGGCGCCACAAGAAGCCGAATGGGGCATGATGGACGCTCTTGCCAAGAGGTCTTCAGTTAAA CTTTTGATGTGTACCTAG
- the LOC109733494 gene encoding uncharacterized protein — MGSLPDELHLEILNRLPPLPQVLARASVVCKTWGGVVNDPDFLCELHRKHRGPPATLGFFHNSDELPHRFVHAGNPASFALGFGDRRTDWQFVDCRHGRVLLSDGWAHRFLVWHPMTGERHLVRAKGLGMEEAPDNNNQVGAALLCDCATGEEGQSQGMGCHASPFRVAVLFKNSQTNCMIASVFSSLSNQWSTPAELPLAWQVRSEPCIIVGNILYQPLTDRGILDFDTDERTLATLQRPTRGNVRLLKVDGGVLGIAGVMGYELKLWALELDAETWVLRKTVDLREILPGLLTAPSPETDPRFTSMPRVNIIGVAEEGDALFLWTMIGIFMLCVKSMEVTKVHETAELMTVYPYAAFYLPATTGM; from the coding sequence ATGGGCAGCCTGCCGGACGAGCTCCACCTGGAGATCCTCAACCGCCTCCCGCCGCTTCCGCAAGTGCTGGCGCGTGCCTCCGTCGTGTGCAAGACATGGGGCGGCGTCGTGAACGACCCTGATTTCCTCTGCGAGCTACACCGCAAGCACCGCGGGCCTCCGGCGACGCTAGGCTTCTTCCACAACTCAGACGAACTCCCGCACAGGTTCGTGCACGCCGGCAACCCAGCAAGCTTCGCCCTTGGATTCGGTGATCGGAGGACTGACTGGCAGTTCGTGGACTGCCGCCACGGCCGCGTCCTTCTCAGCGACGGGTGGGCTCATCGTTTCCTGGTCTGGCACCCTATGACCGGCGAGCGCCATCTCGTTCGAGCGAAAGGACTTGGCATGGAAGAAGCGCCCGACAACAACAACCAGGTCGGTGCCGCACTGCTCTGCGACTGCGCCACAGGCGAAGAGGGCCAAAGCCAAGGCATGGGGTGCCATGCCAGTCCCTTCCGCGTGGCCGTTTTGTTCAAGAACTCGCAGACGAACTGCATGATCGCAAGTGTCTTCTCCTCGCTCAGCAACCAGTGGAGCACGCCGGCGGAGCTGCCGCTGGCATGGCAAGTCCGTTCGGAGCCCTGCATAATAGTCGGCAACATCTTGTACCAGCCGCTCACCGACCGTGGCATCCTTGACTTTGACACGGACGAGCGGACCTTGGCCACGTTACAGCGGCCAACACGCGGCAACGTGCGTCTCCTCAAGGTCGACGGCGGCGTGCTCGGCATAGCCGGAGTTATGGGGTACGAGCTGAAGCTGTGGGCGCTGGAGCTGGACGCTGAGACTTGGGTGCTTCGCAAGACAGTTGACTTGAGAGAGATTCTCCCTGGTCTGCTTACGGCGCCGTCCCCCGAAACAGATCCTCGTTTTACTTCTATGCCACGGGTGAACATCATCGGGGTTGCAGAGGAGGGCGATGCCCTGTTTCTGTGGACCATGATCGGCATATTCATGCTCTGTGTGAAATCCATGGAGGTGACGAAGGTGCACGAGACTGCTGAGCTGATGACCGTTTATCCGTACGCAGCCTTCTATCTCCCTGCTACTACTGGCATGTAG
- the LOC109733468 gene encoding probable inactive purple acid phosphatase 16 isoform X1: protein MRWWLYRLAAAAAFLAAALALRSPAPLRFASGGRFKVALFADLHYGENAWTDWGPAQDAASDHVMATVLDADKPDFVVYLGDLVTANNVPIPNATLYWDRAISHSRRRGVPWSTVFGNHDDMPFEWPPEWFSPAGIPPVHCLSAAAMQTSGCSFRGTPRIELMKTELNRDGADGLSRSSVGPQELWPGVSNYVLQVLSHEKQQDPALLMYFLDSGGGSYPEVISSAQVRWFGNQSQSLNPDGRIPELIFWHIPSTAYVKVAPKSKTEICKPCVGSLNEEDVAPQEAEWGMMDALAKRSSVKAIFVGHNHGLDWCCPYEKLWLCFARHTGHGGYGDWPRGARIVEIAEKPFSVHSWIRMENGSTHSHITLS, encoded by the exons ATGCGGTGGTGGCTGTACCGCCTCGCGGCTGCAGCGGCCTTCCTTGCCGCCGCGCTGGCTCTGAGGTCGCCGGCGCCGCTGCGGTTCGCGTCGGGCGGCCGGTTCAAGGTGGCGCTGTTCGCGGACCTGCATTACGGCGAGAACGCCTGGACGGACTGGGGCCCCGCGCAGGACGCCGCCTCGGACCATGTCATGGCCACCGTGCTCGACGCCGACAAGCCAG ACTTCGTGGTGTACCTCGGCGACCTCGTGACAGCCAACAACGTGCCGATCCCCAACGCGACCCTCTACTGGGACAGGGCCATTTCTCATTCCCGACGCAGGGGCGTCCCGTGGTCCACCGTGTTCGGCAACCACGACGACATGCCCTTCGAGTGGCCGCCGGAGTGGTTCTCCCCCGCCGGCATCCCGCCCGTGCACTGCCTATCAGCGGCGGCCATGCAAACCTCAG GGTGCAGCTTCAGAGGGACGCCGCGCATCGAGCTGATGAAAACCGAGCTCAACCGCGACGGTGCAGACGGGTTATCGCGCTCGTCGGTCGGGCCCCAGGAGCTCTGGCCCGGCGTCTCCAACTACGTTCTGCAGGTGCTCTCGCACGAGAAGCAACAAGACCCTGCTCTGCTCATGTATTTCCTCGACTCGGGCGGTGGATCCTACCCGGAAGTCATATCCTCTGCACAGGTCCGGTGGTTCGGTAACCAGTCTCAGTCCCTCAATCCAGATGGCAG GATTCCTGAGCTGATTTTTTGGCACATACCAAGTACAGCATACGTCAAGGTGGCACCAAAGTCTAAGACTGAGATCTGCAAGCCCTGCGTTGGTTCTCTCAACGAGGAGGATGTGGCGCCACAAGAAGCCGAATGGGGCATGATGGACGCTCTTGCCAAGAGGTCTTCAGTTAAA GCGATCTTCGTGGGGCACAACCACGGGCTCGACTGGTGCTGCCCGTACGAGAAACTCTGGCTGTGTTTCGCGCGCCACACGGGTCACGGAGGATATGGTGACTGGCCAAGAGGGGCAAGGATCGTTGAGATAGCCGAGAAGCCGTTCTCTGTCCACTCCTGGATACGGATGGAGAACGGGAGCACGCACAGCCATATTACATTGTCTTGA